The Magnetococcales bacterium region CCCATCCATTATTTTCTGATTTTGTGATTAACTTAGCCGCCGCAGACAGACTTTTACGAGAAACTCCCTCATAAACAATGTCTCCATTATGATCAATCTTTGCATTATAATTATTATTTTTATACTTTAATTCCAAAACACTACCAGAACTCAGAAGACCAGCATCCATAAGATCTTTTATGCTCACATTTTTTCTGTTATTTCTTTTCGATCTATCGTTACCTTGCAATTCATTCTTCACATCCGGAACATGAACCACCAAAGACGGAATCGTTTGAATCGAAGACAACGACCAACCAGCAACTACCCGTGGCAAAGCCGCACGCACATCATCCTTCGACAAACTCACATCCTGTGTAATAATCAGACGAATCAGGCGGTCATCTCCTTTCAGCAGGGAATCCAACACCACTTTGACCTTATCATCCACACATCGAGACTTCCATAACAGCCCGTTGATAAAACCGTTTCAATCTGATGTC contains the following coding sequences:
- a CDS encoding DUF2924 domain-containing protein; the encoded protein is MDDKVKVVLDSLLKGDDRLIRLIITQDVSLSKDDVRAALPRVVAGWSLSSIQTIPSLVVHVPDVKNELQGNDRSKRNNRKNVSIKDLMDAGLLSSGSVLELKYKNNNYNAKIDHNGDIVYEGVSRKSLSAAAKLITKSENNGWDSWKIRENGRLISLSDLRNRLDGDNCYDMIDLE